In Eucalyptus grandis isolate ANBG69807.140 chromosome 4, ASM1654582v1, whole genome shotgun sequence, the following proteins share a genomic window:
- the LOC104430380 gene encoding uncharacterized protein LOC104430380 — MSISSRGPYGYSKMEKEDPEEASHRRAQFLIYKALERADCESAQARRPSFLRIRFCRLKMRVGKRLKRMRKGMLLTLSQSRVGAYKQKIVKQIKRSCLRLFRLGESTKPSIPHLLI; from the coding sequence ATGTCGATCTCCTCAAGGGGGCCGTACGGCTACtcgaagatggagaaggaagaCCCGGAGGAGGCGAGCCACCGGAGGGCTCAGTTCTTGATCTACAAGGCGTTGGAGAGAGCCGACTGCGAGTCTGCTCAAGCGAGGCGGCCGTCCTTCTTGCGGATCAGGTTCTGCAGGCTCAAGATGAGGGTCGGCAAGAGgttgaagaggatgaggaaggGCATGCTGCTGACGCTCTCTCAGTCCAGGGTCGGTGCTTACAAGCAGAAGATCGTGAAGCAGATAAAGAGGAGCTGCCTGCGCTTGTTCAGACTCGGAGAGAGCACCAAGCCCAGCATTCCACATTTGCTCATATGA
- the LOC104441393 gene encoding 15.4 kDa class V heat shock protein, with protein MEIPAYASPSWSHLFASPLLSPYDFIPENYVHWAQTQECHIFSADLPGVRKEEIRAEVEDSRYMIIRTEAAEESREPARSFMRKFRLPNLVDVNGISAGYEDGVLTVKVPRSLARRGFLIDPADVPERLEVLARAA; from the exons ATGGAGATCCCAGCATACGCCTCCCCTTCATGGAGCCACCTCTTCGCCTCTCCTCTCCTTTCCCCATATGACTTCATCCCAGAAAACTATGTCCATTGGGCGCAGACCCAGGAGTGCCACATCTTCTCTGCTGATCTTCCAG GTGTGAGAAAAGAGGAGATAAGAGCGGAAGTCGAGGACTCCAGGTACATGATCATAAGAACGGAGGCTGCGGAGGAGTCGAGGGAGCCTGCCAGGAGTTTCATGAGGAAGTTCAGGCTCCCTAACCTGGTGGATGTGAACGGGATTTCTGCTGGGTATGAGGATGGGGTCTTGACTGTCAAAGTGCCAAGGTCTCTCGCCAGGAGGGGTTTCCTTATTGACCCTGCTGATGTGCCCGAGAGACTTGAGGTTCTTGCTAGGGCagcttga
- the LOC104441395 gene encoding polyadenylate-binding protein RBP45 isoform X1, whose product MMQPSATGMVPPPLDQQQQQQQQQQYQYQQQPPQQPPQQPSQQPPPPQPYMMMPPAGHPSQAPPPPQMWAAHQPLPAMPQQAAPGGGGGGGGDEVRTLWIGDLQYWMDEAYLGTCFAATGEVANVKVIRNKQTMQPEGYGFIEFYTRAAAERVLQTYNGAIMPNGGQSFRLNWASAGEKRADDTPDYTIFVGDLASDVTDYMLQEMFRGRYPSVRSAKVVMDRLTSRTKGYGFVKFGDESEQIRAMSEMNGVFLSTRPMRIGLATNKKIATGQQYQKASYQNTQVTPNETDPNNKTVFVGGLDPNVTDDHLRQVFGQYGEIVQVKIPPGKRCGFVQFADRSCAEEALRMLNGTQLGGQNIRLSWGRSPANKQPQSDPSQYGGYYGYAAGYENYGYGAASQEANMYYGGYAGYANYQQPQQQQQQQQQLGYS is encoded by the exons ATGATGCAACCATCTGCAACCGGCATGGTCCCTCCCCCGCTcgatcagcagcagcagcagcagcagcagcagcagtacCAATACCAGCAGCAGCCGCCGCAGCAACCGCCGCAGCAGCCGTCgcagcagccgccgccgccgcagccctACATGATGATGCCCCCCGCCGGCCACCCTTCCCaggccccgccgccgccgcagatGTGGGCCGCCCACCAGCCCCTCCCCGCGATGCCCCAGCAGGCCgctcccggcggcggcggcggcggcggcggcgacgaggtGCGCACCCTCTGGATCGGGGACCTGCAGTACTGGATGGACGAGGCCTATCTCGGCACCTGCTTCGCCGCCACCGGAGAG GTGGCCAACGTAAAGGTTATCAGGAACAAGCAGACAATGCAACCAGAAGGTTATGGTTTCATTGAGTTTTACACTCGGGCAGCAGCCGAAAGAGTACTGCAGACGTACAATGGTGCAATCATGCCCAATGGTGGACAGAGCTTTAGACTGAACTGGGCTAGTGCTGGTGAAAAGCGTGCGGACGATACCCCTGACTATACAATTTTTGTGGGGGACTTGGCTTCAGATGTTACGGACTACATGTTGCAAGAGATGTTCAGAGGACGCTATCCTTCTGTTAGGAGTGCAAAAGTAGTAATGGACAGGCTTACGAGCCGTACAAAGGGTTATGGGTTTGTTAAGTTTGGAGATGAAAGTGAGCAGATACGTGCTATGAGTGAGATGAATGGAGTCTTCCTTTCAACAAGACCGATGAGAATTGGACTTGCCACAAATAAGAAGATCGCTACTGGGCAACAGTATCAAAAAG CATCTTACCAGAACACTCAAGTTACTCCAAATGAGACTGATCCCAATAATAAAACT GTATTTGTTGGTGGTCTAGATCCCAATGTGACTGATGACCACTTGAGACAAGTTTTTGGACAATACGGCGAAATTGTCCAGGTGAAGATACCACCTGGAAAGCGGTGTGGATTTGTTCAGTTTGCTGATAG GAGCTGCGCGGAAGAAGCTTTGCGAATGTTGAATGGAACCCAGCTGGGAGGACAGAACATTAGGCTTTCATGGGGCCGGAGTCCTGCAAACAAACAG cCACAGTCAGATCCTAGCCAGTATGGAGGGTATTACGGATACGCTGCTGGTTATGAAAACTATGGATATGGTGCGGCTTCGCAAGAGGCTAACATGTACTATGGCGGTTATGCTGGATATGCAAATTATCAGCAGCcccagcagcaacagcagcaacaacaacaattaGGTTACAGTTGA
- the LOC104441395 gene encoding polyadenylate-binding protein RBP45 isoform X2: protein MMQPSATGMVPPPLDQQQQQQQQQQYQYQQQPPQQPPQQPSQQPPPPQPYMMMPPAGHPSQAPPPPQMWAAHQPLPAMPQQAAPGGGGGGGGDEVRTLWIGDLQYWMDEAYLGTCFAATGEVANVKVIRNKQTMQPEGYGFIEFYTRAAAERVLQTYNGAIMPNGGQSFRLNWASAGEKRADDTPDYTIFVGDLASDVTDYMLQEMFRGRYPSVRSAKVVMDRLTSRTKGYGFVKFGDESEQIRAMSEMNGVFLSTRPMRIGLATNKKIATGQQYQKASYQNTQVTPNETDPNNKTVFVGGLDPNVTDDHLRQVFGQYGEIVQVKIPPGKRCGFVQFADR, encoded by the exons ATGATGCAACCATCTGCAACCGGCATGGTCCCTCCCCCGCTcgatcagcagcagcagcagcagcagcagcagcagtacCAATACCAGCAGCAGCCGCCGCAGCAACCGCCGCAGCAGCCGTCgcagcagccgccgccgccgcagccctACATGATGATGCCCCCCGCCGGCCACCCTTCCCaggccccgccgccgccgcagatGTGGGCCGCCCACCAGCCCCTCCCCGCGATGCCCCAGCAGGCCgctcccggcggcggcggcggcggcggcggcgacgaggtGCGCACCCTCTGGATCGGGGACCTGCAGTACTGGATGGACGAGGCCTATCTCGGCACCTGCTTCGCCGCCACCGGAGAG GTGGCCAACGTAAAGGTTATCAGGAACAAGCAGACAATGCAACCAGAAGGTTATGGTTTCATTGAGTTTTACACTCGGGCAGCAGCCGAAAGAGTACTGCAGACGTACAATGGTGCAATCATGCCCAATGGTGGACAGAGCTTTAGACTGAACTGGGCTAGTGCTGGTGAAAAGCGTGCGGACGATACCCCTGACTATACAATTTTTGTGGGGGACTTGGCTTCAGATGTTACGGACTACATGTTGCAAGAGATGTTCAGAGGACGCTATCCTTCTGTTAGGAGTGCAAAAGTAGTAATGGACAGGCTTACGAGCCGTACAAAGGGTTATGGGTTTGTTAAGTTTGGAGATGAAAGTGAGCAGATACGTGCTATGAGTGAGATGAATGGAGTCTTCCTTTCAACAAGACCGATGAGAATTGGACTTGCCACAAATAAGAAGATCGCTACTGGGCAACAGTATCAAAAAG CATCTTACCAGAACACTCAAGTTACTCCAAATGAGACTGATCCCAATAATAAAACT GTATTTGTTGGTGGTCTAGATCCCAATGTGACTGATGACCACTTGAGACAAGTTTTTGGACAATACGGCGAAATTGTCCAGGTGAAGATACCACCTGGAAAGCGGTGTGGATTTGTTCAGTTTGCTGATAGGTAA
- the LOC104442912 gene encoding protein DETOXIFICATION 40: MGSAVETLCGQAYGSSRYDMMGIYMQRAMVVLTATGIPLTIIFVLSKPILLLLGESTEVASAAAVYVYGLIPQIFGYALNFPIQKFLQAQSIVRPSAYISAATLCVHILLSWLAVYKLGLGLIGASLVLSLSWWIIVGAQFIYIVTSRQCKQTWTGFSWQAFSGLWDFLKLSAASAVMLCLEVWYFQILVLIAGLLPDPELALDSLAVCMAIQALLFMVSVGFNAAASVRVGNELGAGHPKSAAFSVVIVNLVSFIIAVIEAIIVMALRNVISYVFTEGETVANAVSELCPYLAVTLILNGVQPVLSGVAVGCGWQAFVAYVNVGCYYVVGIPIGCILGFKFDLGAKGIWSGMIGGTALQTLILIWVTYRADWNKEVEKAKGRLDKWEDKKKPLLKS, translated from the exons ATGGGAAGTGCCGTGGAGACACTATGTGGCCAAGCTTACGGGTCAAGCCGATACGATATGATGGGCATTTACATGCAAAGAGCGATGGTCGTGCTCACCGCCACTGGAATCCCGCTCACCATCATTTTCGTTCTGTCAAAGCCCATATTGCTCCTGCTCGGAGAATCGACAGAAGTGGCGTCTGCGGCGGCAGTATACGTGTACGGCCTCATCCCGCAGATATTCGGCTACGCCTTGAACTTCCCCATACAAAAGTTCCTCCAGGCACAAAGCATAGTCCGGCCCAGCGCCTACATTTCGGCGGCCACGCTCTGTGTTCACATCTTGCTAAGTTGGCTAGCTGTGTACAAGTTGGGTCTAGGGTTGATAG GTGCATCACTGGTACTGAGCTTGTCATGGTGGATAATAGTAGGGGCCCAGTTCATTTACATAGTAACGAGCCGCCAGTGCAAGCAGACATGGACGGGGTTCAGCTGGCAAGCCTTTTCGGGGCTGTGGGACTTCCTCAAGCTCTCGGCTGCATCCGCCGTGATGCTGTGCCTCGAGGTTTGGTACTTCCAGATCTTGGTGTTGATCGCCGGGTTGCTTCCCGACCCCGAGCTCGCCCTTGACTCTTTGGCTGTTTG CATGGCAATACAAGCACTGTTGTTCATGGTCTCCGTGGGGTTTAATGCTGCTGCAAG CGTGAGGGTGGGAAATGAACTAGGGGCGGGGCATCCAAAGTCAGCAGCATTCTCAGTGGTGATTGTGAACTTGGTCTCCTTCATAATTGCTGTGATTGAAGCGATTATAGTGATGGCACTGAGAAATGTAATCAGCTATGTATTCACAGAAGGTGAGACAGTGGCCAATGCCGTCTCTGAACTCTGCCCATACTTGGCAGTCACTCTCATCCTCAATGGTGTCCAGCCTGTTTTATCCG GGGTCGCCGTGGGATGTGGGTGGCAAGCCTTCGTGGCCTACGTTAACGTGGGATGTTATTACGTGGTTGGAATTCCAATTGGTTGCATCCTTGGATTTAAGTTCGACCTAGGTGCCAAG GGAATATGGTCGGGTATGATAGGTGGTACGGCCCTCCAGACTCTGATTTTAATTTGGGTCACATACCGCGCAGACTGGAACAAAGAG GTGGAGAAAGCTAAAGGACGTTTGGACAAATGGGAAGACAAGAAAAAGCCCCTCCTGAAGAGCTAA
- the LOC104441392 gene encoding abnormal spindle-like microcephaly-associated protein has protein sequence PSSITFRFSLPNVPQIHHFAPGQTPNLAGRNQWSPPTTHRRLLRCSKTFPTSRPRAAPPTSPPPSDPRTPVSSPPPATPPPSPSSAARRAGRPSAAAPSAAARSRQKQSASRRRLRAFELEQSRSSRKAQLRKEQNLRTLARSLTAWLNYLLRHPRSCGCDLDSAGSGCRGDEGNAAKGKRGSWPEGGVGFDPAGPSPKRRRDLRWRNEEEDGDRSSEGLSNLRFDRLRDSLKEVCSFDDLKERMRVYLNLTSCKEIFKVMTQVTKNIDEGRLKMKAHCPIVTDFGMKEKVIRILLCYNPLWLRIGLYIILGGESLLPNGDAESDQDIAFLKLVIERQFLSHEGLAKAYAYNKKVEGLYRPGYYESLGNVILKRFLLLVLALDRAKSQSSLPLKYGIDGLDGGSPLLFSLQSSIKSSSQMVNDFLSSDVMHGEGNLLAHLVIVGFKVSYQQCPLIEYDFRLTDVLEDLHDGVRLCRAIQLLKQDSSILLKLVVPADTMKKNVANCGIALQYLKQSGVPLKDEDGMTIEADDVACGDKELTLSLLWNMFLYLQLPLLIDKEILAEEVSRVRGVFVDKSIIHDCSLLDVILNWIQAICNSYGLKIDNLDSLIDGKAIWCLLDYYFRTELHHSCPLKDNNGARGEASVMAAADYTDAVHNFILSQKLTGLLGDFPEILQISDILEHHGVCNSRSVIILLVFLACHLVMKKNMDHLNFHKLLSCTCHVERRHSSHQRCLVNSSLAKEDADRLSNEALEAANRFKAIQAWWQSMAEKDFKSISNPQNSALDVFPISKSENKPKRDDAACLIQSRYRGMIERRKFLKIMDAVSLLQSATRAWLVVRQKMLLPRSFVTKVDEFLCGRGKSSETYGRYLLLIFYRHNFVKLRRSVLLIQQAAREWISQKCQRKEMSSTILRTKAATQIQLAWRNVCLRNSLNYKCCAAIKIQSYVRGWFLRREYLNQKQAALTIQSNFQRLRCRRLKQRAEITLKSAIIIQCYARRWLCQRWYSRCYQLIVQIQSWCRGWLIRKDFLARREATIKIQSSARSLICWKALCNYRYAAIDIQSFVRGQITRKRLTGPLNSRTVNFSSTIQTSSGYSQNSKIKIPLSSILRLQRWWRRVLLQRLRSKSAIFIQSYARGWIAKRKAARERDRVVLIQSYWKGYLTRKESRAQVVVLRLRVQKAAENVDDNMRIINRLKAALSELLNIRSVTSILHTCATLDMATRHSQKCCEKLVEAGAIDKLLKLIRSMTRSIPDQEVLKHALSTLRNLARYAELLDVLIDSHGSIEIIFFELLRNKEDGFFIASELLKKICTRDKGAGALRKSPSLLKRLNGLVEELTRRVHNDKRNGRVIAAKESTERRLKEAAELLKLMVC, from the exons ccttCTTCCATCACCTTCCGATTTTCACTCCCCAACGTCCCCCAAATTCACCATTTCGCCCCCGGGCAAACTCCCAACCTCGCCGGCCGGAATCAATGGAGTCCTCCGACCACCCACCGTCGTCTTCTTCGTTGCTCAAAGACATTTCCAACTTCAAGACCCCGAGCCGCCCCTCCCACAAGCCCCCCGCCCTCCGATCCCCGGACTCCCGTTTCTTCACCGCCTCCCGCCAcaccccctccctccccctcctccgccgcccgcCGCGCCGGCcgcccctccgccgccgccccctccgccgccgcccgctcGCGGCAGAAGCAGTCCGCGAGCCGCCGCCGGCTCCGGGCGTTCGAGCTCGAGCAGTCGCGGTCCTCGCGGAAGGCGCAGTTGAGGAAGGAGCAGAACCTGAGGACGCTGGCGAGGTCCCTCACGGCCTGGCTCAACTACTTGCTCCGGCACCCCAGGTCGTGCGGGTGCGATCTGGACTCGGCGGGCTCGGGCTGCCGCGGGGACGAGGGGAATGCGGCGAAGGGGAAGAGGGGAAGTTGGCCGGAGGGCGGGGTTGGGTTCGATCCCGCGGGGCCGAGCCCGAAGAGGAGGAGGGACTTGCGGTGGCGGAACGAGGAGGAGGATGGGGATCGGAGTTCGGAGGGGTTATCGAATTTGAGGTTCGATAGGTTGAGGGATTCGTTGAAGGAGGTTTGCAGTTTCGATGATCTGAAGGAGAGGATGCGGGTTTATTTGAATTTGACTTCTTGTAAGGAGATTTTTAAAGTGATGACCCAAGTCACTAAG AACATTGATGAGGGTAGACTTAAAATGAAGGCTCATTGCCCTATAGTTACAGATTTTGGCATGAAGGAGAAGGTCATTAGAATCCTCCTCTGCTACAACCCACTGTGGCTCAGGATAGGGTTATACATTATTCTCGGGGGCGAGTCATTGTTGCCCAATGGAGATGCTGAGTCTGATCAAGATATTGCATTCTTGAAACTGGTCATTGAGAGGCAGTTTTTATCACATGAAGGTTTAGCAAAAGCATATGCTTATAATAAGAAGGTTGAAGGTTTATATAGACCGGGTTATTATGAATCTCTGGGGAATGTCATACTCAAAAGGTTTTTGCTGCTTGTTCTTGCACTGGATAGAGCTAAATCCCAAAGCAGTCTTCCTCTCAAGTATGGGATTGATGGATTGGACGGAGGTTCCCCCTTATTATTTTCCCTTCAATCTAGTATCAAATCAAGCAGTCAGATGGTTAATG ATTTTTTGTCATCTGATGTGATGCATGGAGAAGGTAATCTTCTTGCACATCTAGTGATTGTAGGATTCAAAGTATCTTATCAGCAG TGCCCCCTGATTGAGTATGACTTCAGATTAACTGATGTGTTGGAGGAtctccatgatggggtgcgactCTGTAGGGCTATCCAGCTTTTGAAGCAAGACTCATCAATTCTATTG AAATTGGTAGTTCCTGCGGACACTATGAAGAAAAATGTAGCAAACTGTGGCATTGCATTGCAATATCTCAAGCAATCTGGGGTGCCGCTAAAGGATGAAGATGGAATGACAATAGAAGCAGATGATGTTGCCTGTGGAGATAAGGAACTAACCCTTTCTTTGCTCTGGAACATGTTTCTTTACTTGCAG CTACCTCTTCTTATTGATAAAGAGATTCTAGCAGAGGAGGTCTCACGAGTTCGTGGAGTTTTTGTG GACAAATCAATCATCCATGACTGCTCTTTGCTGGATGTCATCTTAAACTGGATTCAG GCAATTTGCAACAGTTATGGTCTCAAGATTGACAATCTCGATTCCTTGATTGACGGAAAAGCCATATGGTGCTTGCTTGACTATTACTTTCGCACGGAACTTCATCACTCTTGTCCTTTAAAG GACAACAATGGAGCAAGAGGTGAAGCATCAGTCATGGCTGCTGCTGATTATACAGATGCAGTGCACAACTTTATTTTATCGCAGAAATTGACAGGTTTACTTGGAGATTTTCCTGAG ATTCTGCAGATAAGCGATATATTGGAGCATCATGGTGTGTGTAACAGTCGCAGTGTCATTATTTTGTTGGTGTTCCTTGCATGTCATTTGGTTATGAAGAAGAATATG gatcatttgaattttcataaGCTCTTAAGTTGCACATGTCATGTGGAGAGAAGACACTCAAGCCATCAACGGTGTCTTGTCAATTCTAGTTTAGCAAAGGAAGATGCGGATAGGCTGAGCAACGAAG cATTAGAAGCGGCAAATAGGTTCAAGGCCATCCAGGCTTGGTGGCAAAGTATGGCTGAGAAGGACTTCAAAAGCATTTCAAATCCTCAAAATTCTGCTCTTGATGTCTTCCCAATCAGCAAATCAGAGAATAAACCTAAAAGAG ATGATGCCGCCTGTCTTATCCAGTCCCGCTACAGAGGAATGATAGAACGTCGTAAGTTTTTGAAGATTATGGATGCAGTTTCCCTGCTGCAGAGTGCTACTCGGGCTTGGTTAGTTGTCAGGCAGAAAATGCTGCTCCCCAGAAGTTTTGTCACTAAGGTGGATGAATTTCTATGCG GTAGAGGGAAGAGTTCAGAAACATACGGGAGATACTTGCTACTTATTTTTTACAGGCATAACTTTGTCAAGCTGAGAAGGTCGGTATTGCTTATCCAGCAAGCAGCAAGGGAATGGATCTCTCAGAAATGTCAGCGTAAAG AAATGAGTTCAACAATTCTTCGAACAAAAGCTGCAACTCAAATTCAGCTTGCTTGGCGGAATGTTTGTCTCCGGAATTCTCTCAATTATAAGTGCTGTGCTGCTATAAAGATCCAGTCTTATGTTCGTGGTTGGTTCTTAAGAAGGGAGTACTTGAATCAGAAACAAGCAGCCCTTACAATCCAAAGTAATTTTCAACGCCTCAGATGCAGGAGGTTGAAACAACGTGCAGAAATCACACTTAAGTCAGCCATCATAATCCAATGTTATGCTCGTAGATGGCTTTGCCAAAGATGGTACTCTAGATGTTACCAGCTTATTGTTCAAATCCAG AGCTGGTGCCGTGGTTGGTTGATAAGAAAAGACTTTTTAGCTCGGAGAGAGGCTACGATAAAAATCCAGAGTTCTGCACGCAGTCTTATTTGCTGGAAGGCTCTTTGTAACTACAGATATGCTGCTATAGACATTCAAAGCTTTGTAAGGGGACAAATAACACGGAAGAGGCTCACAG GGCCTTTAAACTCTAGGACTGTCAACTTTAGCTCAACTATACAGACCTCGAGTGGCTATTCTCagaattccaaaatcaagaTTCCGCTTTCCTCTATTTTAAGACTGCAAAGATGGTGGAGAAGGGTTCTCTTGCAAAGATTGAGAAGTAAATCAGCAATCTTCATTCAGTCCTATGCTCGGGGCTGGATTGCAAAGCGGAAAGCTGCAAGAGAGAGGGATCGTGTTGTTCTAATCCAG TCATACTGGAAAGGTTACCTTACACGAAAAGAATCAAGGGCCCAGGTTGTGGTCTTGCGCCTGAGAGTGCAGAAGGCAGCTGAAAATGTGGATGACAACATGCGAATCATAAACAGACTTAAGGCAGCGCTTTCTGAATTGCTGAATATAAGAAGTGTCACCAGCATTCTGCATACTTGTGCCACTTTAG ACATGGCGACTCGACATTCTCAGAAGTGTTGTGAGAAACTTGTGGAGGCAGGAGcaattgacaaattgttgaAACTTATCCGCTCGATGACACGAAGTATTCCTGACCAGGAGGTTTTAAAACATGCTTTGTCTACACTTAGGAACCTAGCTCGCTATGCGGAATTGCTTGATGTGTTAATTGACAGTCATGGATCTAtcgaaatcattttctttgagttgCTGAG GAACAAGGAGGATGGATTCTTTATTGCTTCTGAGCTCTTGAAAAAGATATGTACTAGGGACAAAGGTGCAGGAGCTCTGCGTAAATCACCTTCTTTGCTCAAGAGGCTGAATGGTCTGGTTGAAGAACTTACAAGGAGAGTCCACAACGACAAAAG AAATGGACGGGTGATTGCCGCGAAAGAGAGCACTGAAAGGAGGTTGAAAGAGGCGGCCGAGCTTCTGAAACTAATGGTTTGCTAG